One window of the Methylocystis parvus OBBP genome contains the following:
- a CDS encoding class I SAM-dependent methyltransferase → MSRKTDQGGQTLVFGEDAAGYRAFRPQYPQALFEWLAAAAPAPALAWDCGTGSGQAALGLAAHFDRVVATDPDPRQLAAAPKRANIDYRVAAAEADPGFSGEVDLVACACSVHWFDLPRFYARAREALKPGGVIAVWTYDWPRTGSAPVDAVLERLKTDILGPFWGENARYYFSGYRELPFPFEEQNAPVFRSRIAESREELLRFLSTWSAVTKYRERHGRDPLEIIAEDLAMAWAKTEPERPVVVPLHMRCGKAPRDFRCV, encoded by the coding sequence ATGTCGCGCAAAACGGATCAAGGCGGCCAGACGCTCGTTTTCGGGGAAGACGCGGCGGGCTACCGCGCCTTCCGCCCGCAATATCCGCAGGCGCTTTTCGAATGGCTCGCCGCCGCCGCGCCGGCCCCCGCCCTCGCTTGGGATTGCGGAACCGGCAGCGGCCAGGCGGCGCTCGGCCTCGCCGCCCATTTCGACCGCGTCGTCGCGACCGATCCCGACCCGCGCCAGCTCGCGGCCGCGCCGAAGCGCGCCAATATCGACTACCGCGTCGCCGCCGCCGAAGCCGATCCCGGATTTTCGGGCGAGGTCGATCTCGTCGCCTGCGCCTGCTCGGTCCACTGGTTCGATCTGCCGCGCTTCTACGCCCGCGCCCGGGAGGCGCTGAAGCCCGGCGGCGTCATCGCCGTCTGGACCTATGACTGGCCCCGGACCGGATCGGCCCCGGTCGATGCCGTCCTGGAGCGGCTGAAGACCGACATTCTCGGCCCCTTCTGGGGCGAGAACGCCCGCTATTATTTCAGCGGCTATAGGGAGCTGCCCTTCCCTTTCGAGGAGCAAAACGCCCCGGTCTTCCGCTCGCGGATTGCGGAGTCGCGCGAGGAGCTGCTGCGGTTCCTGAGCACATGGTCCGCGGTGACGAAATATCGCGAGCGGCATGGGCGCGATCCGCTGGAGATTATCGCCGAGGATTTGGCCATGGCATGGGCGAAGACCGAGCCCGAAAGGCCGGTCGTCGTCCCGCTGCATATGCGGTGCGGAAAAGCTCCGCGCGACTTTCGCTGCGTCTAA
- the recA gene encoding recombinase RecA — protein sequence MSQANLRLVEGSSVDKTKALDAALSQIERAFGKGSIMRLGKNQKAVEIETISTGSLGLDIALGVGGLPRGRVVEIYGPESSGKTTLTLHVIAEAQKMGGVCAFVDAEHALDPVYARKLGVNLDELLISQPDTGEQALEITDTLVRSGAVDVLVVDSVAALTPRAEIEGEMGEVQPGLQARLMSQALRKLTGSISRSNTLVIFINQIRMKIGVMYGSPETTTGGNALKFYASVRLDIRRVGAIKERDETIGNQTRVKVVKNKVAPPFKQVEFDIMYGEGVSKLGELIDLGVKAGVVEKSGAWFSYDSQRLGQGRENAKSFLRQNPQAAARIEQAIRENAGLIAEKILDAGPDAGDGDE from the coding sequence GTGAGCCAAGCCAATCTCCGCCTCGTGGAAGGATCGTCCGTGGACAAGACCAAGGCGCTCGACGCCGCCCTGTCGCAGATCGAACGCGCCTTCGGCAAGGGCTCGATCATGCGGCTCGGCAAGAATCAGAAAGCCGTCGAGATCGAGACGATCTCGACCGGCTCGCTCGGGCTCGACATCGCGCTCGGCGTCGGCGGCCTGCCGCGCGGCCGCGTCGTCGAGATTTACGGGCCGGAATCCTCCGGCAAGACGACCCTCACGCTGCATGTCATCGCCGAGGCCCAGAAGATGGGCGGCGTCTGCGCCTTCGTCGACGCTGAACATGCGCTCGATCCGGTCTACGCTCGCAAGCTCGGCGTCAATCTGGACGAACTTCTGATTTCCCAGCCCGATACGGGCGAACAGGCGCTCGAAATCACCGATACGCTGGTGCGCTCCGGCGCGGTCGACGTGTTGGTGGTCGATTCGGTCGCGGCGCTCACGCCCCGCGCGGAGATCGAGGGCGAGATGGGCGAGGTCCAGCCGGGCCTGCAGGCGCGCCTGATGAGCCAGGCGCTGCGCAAGCTCACCGGCTCCATCTCCCGCTCCAATACGCTCGTCATCTTCATCAACCAGATCCGCATGAAGATCGGCGTCATGTATGGCTCGCCGGAGACGACGACAGGCGGCAATGCGCTGAAATTCTACGCCTCCGTGCGCCTCGACATTCGCCGCGTCGGCGCGATCAAGGAGCGCGACGAGACGATCGGCAACCAGACGCGCGTCAAAGTGGTCAAGAACAAGGTCGCCCCGCCTTTCAAGCAGGTCGAGTTCGACATCATGTATGGCGAGGGCGTCTCCAAGCTCGGCGAACTCATCGATCTCGGCGTCAAGGCCGGCGTCGTCGAGAAATCCGGCGCCTGGTTCTCCTATGACAGCCAGCGCCTTGGCCAGGGCCGCGAAAACGCCAAGTCGTTTCTGCGCCAGAATCCGCAGGCGGCCGCCCGAATCGAGCAGGCGATCCGTGAAAACGCCGGCCTCATCGCCGAAAAGATTCTCGACGCCGGACCCGACGCGGGCGACGGCGACGAATAA
- the alaS gene encoding alanine--tRNA ligase — translation MSSVNQIRSAFLDYFVRNGHEKVASSPLVPHNDPTLMFTNAGMVQFKNVFTGVEKRHQARAASSQKCVRAGGKHNDLDNVGYTARHHTFFEMLGNFSFGDYFKEGAIELAWSLIAKEFQLPVDKLLVTVYHDDDEAFDFWKKIAGFHDSRIIRIASSDNFWSMGDTGPCGPCSEIFYDQGEALAGGPPGGPDEDGDRFLEFWNLVFMQYEQVAPGQRAPLPRPSIDTGMGLERIAALMQGVTSNYDIDLFRALTSAVADLTGAAYSGAQAASHRVIADHLRASSFLVADGVTPSNEGRGYVLRRIMRRAMRHAQILGAQDPLMWRLVPTLVAEMGQAYPELVRAQALIVDTLKTEETRFRATLARGLAILDEETVGLGEGAKFSGETAFKLYDTYGFPLDLTEDALRPRGVVVDKDAFNAAMARQRAEARKAWAGSGETATETLWFALKERVGATEFLGYDSEKSEGVVTALVHDGAEAFVLKQGQRGAVILNQTPFYGESGGQVGDVGVIRAKGVRFRVENAAKKLGDLIVHEGVVEEGEIVPGLALELDVDHSRRKATRANHSATHILHEALRQVLGDHVAQKGSLVAPERLRFDFTHPKPLTEDELSRVETLANEIVQDNAAVDTRVMAQDEAIESGARALFGEKYGDEVRVVSMGRPDPGVHHAFSVELCGGTHVSRTGDIGLIAIVSEGAVASGVRRIEARTAEGARTYLSAQARALQDIASLMRAPVEEAPNRLAQLMEERKKLERELADAKRKLAMGGGAGDGAGPEARDVGGVKLLTRAVEGIDAKDLKSLVDDAKKSIGSGIVAIASASSDGKAGIVVGVTDDLTGKYSAVEFVRVASAALGGKGGGGRPDLAQAGGPNAAAIEQALASVEDALRGKAAQ, via the coding sequence ATGAGCAGCGTCAACCAGATACGCTCCGCCTTCCTCGACTATTTCGTCCGCAACGGGCACGAGAAGGTCGCGTCCTCTCCGCTGGTCCCGCATAACGACCCCACCCTCATGTTCACCAATGCGGGCATGGTCCAATTCAAAAACGTCTTCACCGGCGTCGAGAAGCGTCATCAGGCACGCGCCGCCTCCTCCCAGAAATGCGTGCGCGCCGGCGGCAAGCACAACGATCTCGACAATGTCGGCTATACGGCGCGCCATCACACCTTCTTCGAAATGCTGGGGAACTTCTCCTTCGGCGACTATTTCAAGGAAGGCGCGATCGAACTCGCCTGGAGCCTGATCGCCAAGGAATTCCAGCTTCCCGTCGATAAGCTCCTCGTCACCGTCTATCACGACGACGACGAAGCCTTCGATTTTTGGAAGAAGATCGCCGGCTTCCACGACAGCCGCATCATCCGCATCGCGAGCTCCGATAATTTCTGGAGCATGGGCGACACCGGCCCCTGCGGGCCCTGTTCCGAAATCTTCTACGACCAGGGCGAGGCGCTCGCCGGCGGCCCGCCCGGCGGCCCCGACGAAGATGGCGACCGTTTCCTCGAGTTCTGGAACCTCGTCTTCATGCAATATGAGCAGGTCGCGCCCGGTCAGCGGGCGCCCCTGCCGCGGCCCTCGATCGACACCGGCATGGGCCTCGAGCGCATCGCCGCGCTGATGCAGGGCGTGACCTCGAATTACGACATCGATCTCTTCCGCGCGCTCACATCCGCGGTCGCCGATCTCACCGGCGCGGCCTATTCCGGCGCGCAGGCGGCGAGTCATCGCGTCATCGCCGACCATTTGCGCGCCTCCTCCTTCCTCGTCGCGGACGGCGTCACGCCGTCCAATGAGGGCCGCGGCTATGTGCTGCGCCGAATCATGCGCCGCGCCATGCGCCATGCGCAGATCCTTGGCGCGCAGGACCCGCTGATGTGGAGGCTGGTCCCGACGCTCGTCGCCGAAATGGGTCAGGCCTATCCGGAGCTCGTCCGCGCTCAGGCCCTCATCGTCGATACGCTGAAAACCGAGGAGACGCGCTTCCGCGCGACGCTCGCCCGCGGTCTGGCCATTCTCGACGAAGAGACTGTCGGCCTCGGCGAAGGCGCCAAATTCTCCGGCGAGACGGCTTTCAAGCTTTACGACACTTACGGCTTTCCGCTCGATCTCACGGAAGACGCGCTGCGCCCGCGCGGCGTCGTCGTCGACAAGGACGCCTTCAACGCCGCCATGGCGCGCCAGCGCGCCGAGGCCCGCAAGGCCTGGGCGGGCTCGGGCGAGACAGCGACCGAAACGCTGTGGTTCGCCTTGAAGGAGCGCGTCGGCGCGACGGAATTCCTTGGCTATGATTCGGAAAAGAGCGAAGGCGTCGTCACCGCGCTCGTCCATGACGGCGCCGAAGCCTTCGTCCTGAAACAGGGCCAGCGCGGCGCGGTCATCCTCAACCAGACGCCTTTCTACGGCGAGTCGGGCGGTCAGGTCGGCGACGTCGGCGTCATAAGAGCGAAGGGCGTGCGCTTTCGCGTCGAGAACGCCGCAAAGAAACTCGGCGACCTCATTGTGCACGAGGGCGTCGTCGAGGAAGGCGAGATCGTCCCCGGCCTCGCGCTGGAGCTCGACGTCGACCATAGCCGCCGCAAAGCGACGCGCGCCAACCATTCGGCGACCCATATTCTTCACGAGGCGCTCCGCCAGGTGCTTGGAGACCATGTCGCGCAGAAGGGCTCGCTGGTCGCGCCGGAGCGGCTGCGTTTCGATTTCACGCATCCCAAGCCTCTCACCGAAGACGAGTTGTCGCGCGTCGAGACGCTCGCCAACGAAATCGTGCAGGACAACGCCGCGGTCGACACGCGCGTCATGGCGCAGGACGAAGCGATCGAGTCCGGCGCCCGGGCGCTGTTCGGAGAGAAATATGGCGACGAAGTGCGCGTCGTCTCCATGGGCCGCCCCGACCCCGGCGTCCATCACGCCTTCTCGGTCGAGCTTTGCGGCGGCACCCATGTGTCGCGCACCGGCGATATCGGCCTGATCGCCATCGTTTCGGAAGGCGCGGTGGCGTCCGGCGTGCGGCGCATCGAGGCGCGCACCGCCGAAGGCGCGCGCACCTATCTGTCCGCGCAGGCTCGCGCGCTGCAGGACATCGCGTCGCTGATGCGCGCCCCCGTCGAGGAAGCGCCGAACCGGCTCGCCCAGCTCATGGAGGAGCGCAAGAAACTCGAGCGCGAACTCGCCGACGCCAAGCGCAAACTCGCCATGGGCGGCGGCGCGGGCGATGGCGCCGGCCCCGAAGCCCGCGATGTCGGCGGCGTGAAGCTTCTGACCCGCGCGGTCGAGGGCATCGACGCCAAGGACCTCAAATCGCTGGTCGACGACGCCAAGAAGAGCATCGGCTCGGGCATTGTCGCCATCGCCAGCGCCTCCTCCGACGGAAAGGCCGGCATTGTGGTCGGCGTCACCGACGATCTCACCGGCAAATACAGCGCCGTGGAATTCGTCCGGGTCGCGAGCGCCGCGCTTGGCGGCAAAGGCGGCGGCGGACGGCCCGATCTCGCACAGGCCGGCGGGCCCAATGCGGCGGCGATCGAACAGGCGCTCGCCTCCGTCGAGGATGCGCTGCGCGGCAAGGCCGCCCAATGA
- a CDS encoding cyclic nucleotide-gated ion channel, protein MIRGDRRHWYFRLRRRVHVILDGGAHDRVTRFVHRALIALVALSVLSVILESVPEYDRKFHALFHFVEYFAVTIFSIEYLLRLWCAPDHTPYSDRSATGARLAFIASGSAIVDLLTILPVYLSFFFAADLRVFIILRLLRFFKLARYSAGIRTLVAVMEAERKALVATGILLFGAVLFSASAIHIAEHDAQPENFGSIPAAMWWAIVTITTVGYGDVTPLTLAGRMIASATMVIGYVMLGLPVGIVATAFAEEIHRREFVVTWSMVASVPLFRSLDATAIAEIMRYLNAQSIPAGTLIVRRGDMAQSMYFIAEGEVEVELPSESVRLGVGQFFGEIAVLHQTLRTANVRAVEPTKLLILDAYDLQTLVSRNPAIGDAIREVAAGRSELAPEERHGDMIEAELETQAAPIGPEG, encoded by the coding sequence ATGATTCGAGGCGACCGGCGCCACTGGTATTTCCGGCTGCGCCGTCGCGTCCACGTCATATTGGACGGCGGCGCGCATGACCGCGTGACGCGCTTCGTTCACCGGGCGCTGATCGCGCTGGTCGCCCTTTCGGTCCTTTCCGTCATTCTCGAATCCGTGCCGGAATATGACCGCAAGTTCCACGCGCTTTTTCATTTCGTCGAATATTTCGCGGTCACGATCTTTTCAATCGAATATTTGCTGCGCCTGTGGTGCGCGCCCGATCACACGCCCTATTCCGACCGGAGCGCGACCGGCGCGCGCCTCGCCTTCATCGCCTCCGGCTCCGCAATCGTCGATCTCCTGACGATCCTGCCGGTCTATCTGTCCTTCTTTTTCGCCGCCGATCTGAGAGTCTTCATCATTCTGCGCCTGCTGCGCTTCTTCAAACTGGCGCGCTATTCCGCCGGCATCCGCACGCTGGTCGCGGTGATGGAAGCCGAACGCAAGGCGCTGGTCGCGACGGGCATCCTTCTCTTCGGCGCCGTGCTGTTTTCCGCAAGCGCCATCCATATCGCCGAACATGACGCGCAGCCGGAGAATTTCGGCTCCATCCCGGCCGCGATGTGGTGGGCGATCGTCACCATCACGACGGTCGGCTATGGCGACGTGACGCCGCTGACTCTCGCCGGCCGCATGATCGCGTCGGCGACGATGGTTATCGGCTATGTGATGCTGGGCCTGCCCGTCGGCATCGTCGCGACCGCTTTCGCCGAGGAGATTCACCGCCGCGAATTCGTCGTCACATGGAGCATGGTGGCGAGCGTGCCGCTCTTCCGCTCGCTCGACGCGACGGCGATTGCGGAAATCATGCGTTATCTCAACGCGCAGTCGATCCCCGCGGGAACGCTGATCGTGCGGCGGGGCGACATGGCGCAGAGCATGTATTTCATCGCGGAAGGCGAGGTCGAAGTCGAGCTGCCCAGCGAATCCGTGCGCCTCGGCGTCGGCCAGTTTTTCGGCGAGATCGCGGTGCTGCACCAGACGTTGCGCACCGCCAACGTTCGCGCCGTCGAGCCGACCAAGCTCCTCATTCTCGACGCCTATGATCTGCAAACGCTCGTCTCGCGCAACCCTGCGATCGGCGACGCGATACGCGAGGTCGCGGCCGGGCGCTCCGAGCTCGCGCCCGAAGAACGGCATGGCGACATGATCGAGGCCGAGCTGGAGACCCAGGCGGCGCCTATCGGTCCCGAAGGCTGA
- a CDS encoding F0F1 ATP synthase subunit epsilon, whose product MTAFHFELVSPEKLLFSGDVESVVAPGAEGQFTVLKDHAPVMTTLKSGVVTVAGDDGKVEKLFVRGGFADVNAAGFTILAELAVPLADIDVAKLDADIKNAREDLADAKSDEARATAGVKLAQLEEMRASVA is encoded by the coding sequence ATGACCGCATTCCATTTCGAACTCGTTTCTCCCGAAAAGCTTCTGTTTTCGGGCGATGTCGAAAGCGTGGTCGCGCCGGGCGCGGAGGGCCAGTTCACGGTCCTCAAGGATCACGCGCCGGTGATGACGACGCTGAAATCCGGCGTGGTCACGGTTGCGGGCGACGACGGCAAAGTCGAGAAGCTCTTCGTGCGCGGCGGCTTCGCCGACGTCAACGCCGCCGGCTTCACCATTCTCGCCGAACTCGCGGTGCCGCTTGCGGACATCGACGTCGCCAAGCTCGACGCCGACATCAAGAACGCCAGGGAAGATCTCGCCGACGCCAAGTCCGACGAGGCGCGCGCGACCGCCGGCGTGAAGCTCGCGCAGCTTGAAGAGATGCGCGCCTCGGTCGCCTGA
- the atpD gene encoding F0F1 ATP synthase subunit beta, translating into MAANKPTGRITQVIGAVVDVKFDGHLPEILNALETTNQGSRLVLEVAQHLGENSVRTIAMDTSEGLTRGQEVTDTGAPISVPVGDECLGRIMNVIGEPVDEVGPIVTAAKRAIHQPAPSYSEQATEAQILETGIKVVDLLAPYAKGGKIGLFGGAGVGKTVLIMELINNVAKAHGGYSVFAGVGERTREGNDLYHEMIEGNVNKKPENGSTAGSKAALVYGQMNEPPGARARVALTGLTVAEHFRDQGQDVLFFVDNIFRFTQAGSEVSALLGRIPSAVGYQPTLATDMGALQERITTTTKGSITSVQAIYVPADDLTDPAPATSFAHLDATTVLSRSIAEKGIYPAVDPLDSTSRMLSPAIVGEEHYDVARKVQSTLQRYKSLQDIIAILGMDELSEEDKLVVARARKIERFLSQPFHVAEVFTGSPGKLVALADTIKGFKGLVNGDYDHLPEAAFYMVGSIEEAIEKAAKLAKEAA; encoded by the coding sequence ATGGCCGCCAACAAGCCCACGGGCCGCATCACCCAAGTCATCGGCGCCGTCGTCGACGTGAAGTTCGACGGCCATCTGCCGGAGATTCTCAACGCGCTCGAGACGACGAACCAGGGCTCGCGCCTCGTTCTCGAAGTCGCGCAGCATCTCGGCGAGAATTCCGTGCGCACCATCGCCATGGACACGTCCGAGGGCCTGACCCGCGGCCAGGAAGTCACCGACACCGGCGCGCCGATCTCGGTTCCGGTCGGCGACGAATGCCTCGGCCGCATCATGAACGTCATCGGCGAGCCGGTCGACGAAGTCGGCCCGATCGTGACCGCCGCCAAGCGCGCCATCCACCAGCCGGCCCCGTCCTATTCGGAGCAGGCGACCGAGGCGCAGATTCTCGAGACGGGCATCAAGGTCGTCGATCTGCTGGCGCCTTACGCCAAGGGCGGCAAGATCGGCCTGTTCGGCGGCGCGGGCGTCGGCAAGACCGTGCTCATCATGGAGCTCATCAACAACGTCGCCAAGGCCCATGGCGGCTACTCCGTCTTCGCCGGCGTCGGCGAGCGCACCCGCGAGGGCAACGACCTCTATCACGAGATGATCGAGGGCAACGTCAACAAGAAGCCCGAGAACGGCTCGACCGCCGGCTCCAAGGCCGCGCTGGTTTACGGCCAGATGAACGAGCCGCCGGGCGCCCGCGCCCGCGTCGCCCTCACGGGTCTGACGGTCGCCGAGCATTTCCGCGACCAGGGCCAGGACGTGCTGTTCTTCGTCGACAACATCTTCCGCTTCACCCAGGCGGGCTCGGAAGTGTCGGCGCTTCTCGGCCGCATTCCCTCGGCGGTGGGTTATCAGCCGACGCTCGCGACCGACATGGGCGCGCTGCAGGAGCGCATCACCACCACCACCAAGGGCTCGATCACCTCGGTGCAGGCCATTTACGTGCCGGCCGATGATCTGACCGACCCGGCGCCGGCGACCTCCTTCGCCCATCTCGACGCCACGACCGTTCTGTCGCGCTCCATCGCGGAAAAGGGCATCTATCCGGCCGTCGACCCGCTCGACTCGACCTCGCGCATGCTCTCCCCGGCCATTGTCGGCGAGGAGCATTACGACGTCGCCCGCAAGGTGCAGTCGACGCTTCAGCGCTACAAATCGCTGCAGGACATCATCGCGATCCTGGGCATGGACGAGCTTTCCGAAGAGGATAAGCTCGTCGTCGCCCGCGCCCGCAAGATCGAGCGCTTCCTGTCGCAGCCCTTCCACGTCGCCGAAGTCTTCACCGGCTCGCCCGGCAAGCTCGTCGCGCTGGCGGATACGATCAAGGGCTTCAAGGGCCTCGTGAACGGCGATTATGATCACCTCCCCGAGGCCGCCTTCTACATGGTCGGCTCCATCGAAGAGGCGATCGAGAAGGCCGCCAAGCTCGCGAAGGAAGCGGCGTAA
- a CDS encoding F0F1 ATP synthase subunit gamma, translating into MPSLKDLRNRISSVKATQKITKAMQMVAAAKLRRAQTAAEAARPYAERMESVLANLAAGVSTGGPQLLSGNGRDEVHLLVVATAERGLCGAFNSSIVRLARDHVHRLQGQGKTVKILCVGKKGYDQLRRQFEKEIIELIELRGLKSIGFDNADEIGKKVIALFEAGEFDVATLFFSKFKSVISQIPTAQQLIPAQIAANENAPAQEGPQPSYEYEPGQDEILSDLLPRNISVQVFRALLENAASEQGARMSAMDNATRNAGDMIKRQTTLYNRSRQAMITKELIEIISGAEAL; encoded by the coding sequence ATGCCCTCGTTGAAGGATCTTCGAAACCGGATTTCTTCCGTCAAGGCGACGCAGAAGATCACCAAGGCCATGCAGATGGTCGCGGCGGCCAAGCTGCGCCGCGCGCAGACGGCGGCCGAGGCCGCGCGTCCCTATGCGGAGCGCATGGAATCCGTGCTCGCCAATCTCGCGGCGGGCGTCTCCACCGGCGGTCCGCAACTGCTTTCCGGCAACGGCAGGGACGAGGTGCATCTCCTCGTCGTCGCCACGGCCGAGCGCGGCCTGTGCGGCGCGTTCAATTCCTCCATCGTCCGCCTTGCCCGCGACCACGTCCACCGTCTTCAGGGCCAGGGCAAGACGGTGAAGATTCTCTGCGTCGGCAAGAAGGGCTATGACCAGCTTCGCCGTCAGTTCGAGAAGGAAATCATCGAGCTGATCGAGCTGCGCGGCCTCAAGAGCATCGGCTTCGACAACGCCGACGAGATCGGCAAGAAAGTCATCGCGCTTTTCGAGGCGGGCGAATTCGACGTCGCGACGCTGTTCTTCTCGAAGTTCAAGTCGGTGATCTCGCAAATCCCCACGGCGCAGCAGCTCATTCCGGCGCAGATCGCCGCGAACGAGAACGCCCCCGCGCAGGAAGGCCCGCAGCCGTCCTACGAATATGAGCCCGGCCAGGACGAGATTCTCTCCGACCTTCTGCCGCGCAACATTTCGGTGCAGGTGTTCCGCGCGCTGCTCGAAAACGCCGCCTCCGAACAGGGCGCGCGCATGAGCGCGATGGACAACGCCACGCGCAACGCCGGCGACATGATCAAAAGGCAGACGACCCTCTACAACCGGTCGCGCCAGGCGATGATCACCAAGGAACTCATCGAAATCATCTCGGGCGCCGAAGCGCTCTGA
- the atpA gene encoding F0F1 ATP synthase subunit alpha codes for MDIRAAEISAILKNEIANFGNEAEVTEVGQVLSVGDGIARVYGLDNVQAGETVEFENGVRGMALNLESDNVGIVIFGSDRDIKEGQTVKRTGAIVDVPVGKELLGRVVDALGNPIDGKGPIKATQRARVDVKAPGIIPRKSVHEPMATGLKAVDALIPIGRGQRELIIGDRQTGKTAIALDTILNQKPLNVEGAPESQKLYCVYVAVGQKRSTVAQFVKVLEERGALEYSIIVAATASDPAPMQFLAPFAGCAMGEYFRDNGMHAVIIYDDLSKQAVAYRQMSLLLRRPPGREAYPGDVFYLHSRLLERAAKLNDDRGAGSLTALPVIETQANDVSAYIPTNVISITDGQIFLETDLFYQGIRPAVNVGLSVSRVGSSAQTKATKKVAGKIKGELAQYREMAAFAQFGSDLDAVTQRLLNRGARLTELLKQPQFSPLKMEEQTCVIYAGVNGYLDPLPVNRVRAFEDGLLALLRSQHGDILESIRTSKDLSDDAAAKLKSVVETFAKSFA; via the coding sequence ATGGATATCCGCGCCGCAGAAATTTCCGCGATCCTCAAGAACGAGATCGCCAACTTCGGCAATGAGGCCGAGGTCACCGAGGTCGGCCAGGTCCTGTCCGTCGGCGACGGCATCGCCCGCGTCTACGGCCTCGACAACGTCCAGGCCGGCGAGACGGTCGAGTTCGAGAACGGCGTGCGCGGCATGGCGCTGAACCTCGAAAGCGACAATGTCGGCATCGTCATTTTCGGCTCCGACCGCGACATCAAGGAAGGCCAGACGGTCAAGCGCACCGGCGCCATCGTCGACGTGCCGGTCGGCAAGGAGCTTCTCGGCCGCGTCGTCGACGCGCTCGGCAATCCGATCGACGGCAAGGGTCCGATCAAGGCGACCCAGCGCGCCCGCGTCGACGTGAAGGCTCCCGGCATCATTCCGCGCAAGTCGGTGCACGAGCCGATGGCGACCGGCCTCAAGGCCGTCGACGCGCTCATCCCGATCGGCCGCGGCCAGCGCGAGCTGATCATCGGCGACCGCCAGACCGGCAAGACCGCCATCGCGCTCGACACGATCCTGAACCAGAAGCCGCTGAACGTCGAAGGCGCGCCCGAGAGCCAGAAGCTCTATTGCGTCTACGTCGCCGTCGGCCAGAAGCGCTCCACCGTCGCGCAGTTCGTGAAGGTGCTCGAAGAGCGCGGCGCGCTCGAATATTCGATCATCGTCGCGGCCACCGCCTCGGACCCGGCCCCGATGCAGTTCCTGGCGCCTTTCGCCGGCTGCGCCATGGGCGAATATTTCCGCGACAACGGCATGCACGCCGTCATCATCTATGACGACCTTTCGAAGCAGGCCGTCGCTTACCGCCAGATGTCGCTGCTGCTGCGCCGTCCGCCGGGCCGCGAAGCCTATCCGGGCGACGTCTTCTATCTGCATTCGCGCCTTCTCGAGCGCGCCGCCAAGCTCAACGACGATCGCGGCGCCGGTTCGCTGACCGCCCTGCCGGTCATCGAGACGCAGGCCAACGACGTGTCGGCCTACATCCCGACCAACGTGATTTCGATCACCGACGGCCAGATCTTCCTCGAGACGGACCTCTTCTATCAGGGCATTCGTCCGGCCGTGAATGTCGGCCTCTCCGTGTCGCGCGTCGGTTCGTCCGCGCAGACCAAGGCGACGAAGAAGGTCGCGGGCAAGATCAAGGGCGAGCTCGCCCAGTATCGCGAAATGGCCGCCTTCGCCCAGTTCGGCTCCGACCTCGACGCGGTGACGCAGCGGCTTCTGAACCGCGGCGCGCGCCTCACCGAACTCCTGAAGCAGCCGCAATTCTCGCCGCTGAAGATGGAAGAGCAGACCTGCGTGATCTATGCCGGCGTCAACGGCTATCTCGATCCGCTGCCGGTCAATCGCGTCCGCGCCTTCGAGGACGGCCTGCTGGCCCTGCTGCGCTCGCAGCACGGCGACATTCTCGAGAGCATCCGCACGTCGAAGGACCTTTCCGACGACGCGGCGGCGAAGCTCAAGAGCGTCGTCGAGACCTTCGCGAAGTCCTTCGCGTAA
- a CDS encoding F0F1 ATP synthase subunit delta, producing the protein MAQDGVSLSGVAGRYAFALYELASEKNATDEVAAALAAFQSLINESADLKRLVKSPVFTAQEQVKALDAILAKAGIAGVAANFIRLVASKRRLFVLPDMIAAYQALHDKAKGLVRADVTVAAPMKPDHEAALRQALSAVTGGKSVSLNVRTDPSIVGGIVVKLGSRMVDASVRTKLNSIRTRMKEVG; encoded by the coding sequence TTCCGGCGTCGCAGGCCGTTACGCCTTCGCCCTCTACGAACTGGCGTCGGAAAAGAACGCCACAGACGAGGTCGCCGCGGCGCTGGCCGCGTTTCAGAGCCTCATCAATGAAAGCGCCGACCTCAAGCGCCTCGTGAAGAGCCCGGTCTTCACCGCGCAGGAGCAGGTCAAGGCGCTCGACGCCATTCTCGCCAAGGCCGGGATTGCCGGCGTCGCCGCGAATTTCATCCGCCTCGTCGCCTCCAAGCGCCGTCTCTTCGTTCTTCCCGACATGATCGCCGCCTATCAGGCGCTGCACGACAAGGCCAAGGGCCTCGTTCGCGCCGACGTCACCGTCGCGGCTCCCATGAAGCCGGATCATGAAGCGGCCTTGCGCCAGGCGCTCTCGGCCGTCACCGGCGGCAAGTCGGTGAGCCTCAACGTTCGCACCGATCCGTCGATCGTCGGCGGCATCGTCGTCAAACTCGGTTCGCGCATGGTCGACGCTTCCGTTCGCACCAAGCTCAACTCAATCCGCACACGCATGAAAGAGGTCGGCTGA